The following coding sequences are from one Epinephelus fuscoguttatus linkage group LG5, E.fuscoguttatus.final_Chr_v1 window:
- the LOC125889007 gene encoding extracellular calcium-sensing receptor-like: protein MYIYANEKLTEFIAAASMSWLSWLFTLRLCSAPFLLLLGLEGSQLGLRVGLQVAQAVSCSRWGKPDDQGLFQDGDVVIGGLFSLYYQPPAIDNGFTQLPHNKPCTGLQNLPLQYLYAMVFALEEINHSTTLLPGVKLGYHIRDSCALPLWAMQGALSLVGGDSASCDQPVPVIIGGSSSKAATILSRLLGPLSVPLMSYTASCPCLSDRRQYPNFFRTMPSDIYQARAIAQLAMRFNWTWIGAVVANNDYGHMAIKVFQKETQGKGVCLAFIETLQRENIVSDARRAALTIQASTARVILIFTWYTDVRELFLQLAKINVTDRQFLASEAWSTSSDLLQNPVTSKVASGVLGVAIRSSSIPGFENYIRSLNPSRRPDDEFLREFWENMFGCSPGATPPPQAHRLPLCSGTESLEGVQNHFTDTSQLRVTYNVYLAVYATAHALHSLLSCPDRDSSSRNNSSTCSSPKHIKPIELMQHLSNVNFTTPQGEMFYFQGGDTQAKYDLVNWQTTPEGSQKLVLIGRVDGFDLHLSESAIQWSTGSNQVPTSVCSESCPPGTRKANRKGEPLCCFDCIPCAEGEISNTTGSLNCERCPSEFWSNVDQTACIPRQLDFLSFNETLGITLTAVAVSGAAVTTAVFVVFLSYRQTPMVRANNSELSFLLLLSLKLCFLCSLVFIGRPSVWACRFQQAAFGISFVLCVSCLQVKTIVVLAAFRSARPGAEALMKWFGPGQQRGSVCVFTSVQVFICIIWLSLSPPVPQADLDIPGLKVTLECAMASVVGFSLVLGYIGLLACTSLLLAFLARKLPDNFNEAKLITFSMLIFCVVWIAFVPAYVSSPGKYTVAVEIFAILASSYGLLFCIFAPKCFIILLRPEKNTRKHLMAR, encoded by the exons ATGTATATTTATGCCAATGAGAAGCTGACTGAGTTTATTGCAGCTGCATCTATGTCTTGGTTATCCTGGCTCTTCACTCTGAGGCTGTGCTCAGCCCCATTCTTGCTCCTTTTGGGGCTCGAAGGCAGTCAGCTGGGGCTCAGGGTGGGGTTGCAGGTGGCTCAGGCAGTGAGCTGTTCTCGGTGGGGAAAACCGGATGACCAGGGTTTGTTCCAGGATGGAGATGTAGTTATTGGTGGGCTTTTTAGTCTTTATTACCAACCTCCAGCTATAGACAAcggcttcactcagctgccacaCAACAAACCTTGCACTGG TTTGCAAAATCTTCCATTACAGTATCTCTATGCGATGGTGTTTGCACTGGAGGAAATCAATCACAGTACAACCCTGCTGCCAGGTGTTAAGCTGGGCTACCACATTCGTGACAGCTGTGCCCTACCCCTTTGGGCTATGCAGGGAGCACTGTCGCTGGTTGGAGGAGACAGTGCCAGCT GTGATCAGCCTGTTCCTGTGATTATTGGTGGTTCCTCCTCTAAAGCAGCCACGATACTCTCCAGACTCCTGGGGCCTCTCTCTGTACCTTTA ATGAGCTACACCGCTAGCTGCCCCTGTCTGAGTGACAGGCGCCAGTATCCTAACTTTTTCAGGACCATGCCCAGTGATATTTACCAAGCCCGGGCCATTGCACAGCTTGCCATGCGCTTCAACTGGACCTGGATTGGGGCAGTGGTAGCAAATAATGATTATGGCCATATGGCAATAAAG GTATTTCAGAAAGAGACTCAGGGGAAAGGGGTGTGTCTGGCATTCATAGAGACTCTCCAAAGGGAAAACATTGTGAGTGATGCCAGACGAGCAGCACTCACAATTCAGGCCTCAACTGCGAGGGTGATTCTGATCTTTACCTGGTACACAGATGTGAGGGAACTGTTCCTGCAACTCGCCAAGATAAAT gtgactgacagacagtttCTTGCCAGTGAGGCTTGGAGCACTAGTAGTGATCTTCTCCAAAATCCGGTCACTTCTAAAGTGGCAAGTGGTGTTCTTGGTGTGGCCATTAGAAGTTCATCTATACCTGGATTTGAAAATTATATCAGAAGTTTGAACCCATCTCGTCGTCCTGATGATGAGTTCTTAAGAGAATTCTGGGAAAACATGTTTGGTTGCAGTCCTGGGGCCACACCACCACCTCAGGCACACAGGTTGCCTCTCTGCAGTGGCACAGAGTCACTGGAGGGAGTTCAGAATCACTTCACTGACACCTCCCAGCTGCGGGTGACATATAATGTCTACCTTGCTGTTTATGCTACAGCCCACGCCCTTCACAGTCTTCTGTCCTGCCCTGACAGAGACAGTTCTTCCAGAAACAACAGCTCCACTtgctcctctccaaaacatatCAAACCCATAGAG ctgatgcAGCACTTGAGCAACGTGAATTTCACCACACCACAGGGTGAAATGTTTTACTTCCAAGGAGGTGACACTCAAGCAAAGTATGATCTTGTCAACTGGCAGACCACCCCAGAGGGTTCACAAAAACTTGTTTTGATTGGTCGTGTGGATGGGTTTGACCTCCACCTCAGCGAGTCAGCTATTCAGTGGAGCACAGGATCCAATCAG GTGCCTACTTCAGTGTGCAGTGAGAGCTGCCCCCCAGGCACCCGTAAGGCCAATAGGAAAGGAGAacctctctgctgctttgaCTGTATCCCATGTGCTGAAGGGGAGATAAGCAATACAACTG GTTCTCTTAACTGTGAGCGCTGTCCATCTGAGTTCTGGTCCAATGTTGATCAAACTGCCTGCATCCCTCGCCAGCTGGACTTCCTTTCCTTTAATGAGACTTTGGGCATTACTCTGACTGCAGTAGCTGTGTCTGGTGCTGCGGTGacaacagctgtgtttgtggtgtttcTTTCTTACCGTCAAACACCCATG GTTCGAGCCAACAATTCAGAACTGAGCTTCCTGCTTCTCCTGTCGCTGAAGCTCTGCTTCCTGTGCTCACTGGTGTTCATTGGTCGTCCATCAGTCTGGGCTTGTCGGTTCCAGCAGGCAGCTTTTGGGATCAGCTTTGTACTTTGTGTCTCCTGCCTCCAAGTGAAGACTATAGTTGTTTTAGCAGCCTTTCGCTCAGCTCGGCCTGGTGCTGAAGCTTTGATGAAGTGGTTTGGCCCAGGCCAGCAGAGAGGAAGTGTCTGCGTCTTTACCTCTGTACAG GTTTTCATCTGTATTATTTGGCTATCACTCAGCCCCCCAGTGCCTCAAGCTGACTTGGATATCCCGGGGTTAAAGGTCACCCTGGAGTGTGCCATGGCCTCTGTGGTGGGCTTCTCTCTGGTTCTGGGTTACATTGGTCTGCTGGCCTGCACCAGTCTCCTCCTGGCCTTTCTTGCTCGGAAACTCCCTGACAACTTCAATGAGGCCAAACTGATCACCTTCAGCATGCTGATATTCTGTGTTGTCTGGATAGCCTTTGTCCCTGCTTACGTTAGCTCTCCTGGAAAGTATACAGTTGCTGTGGAGATTTTTGCGATCCTGGCCTCCAGCTATGGTTTACTTTTCTGCATATTTGCTCCAAAGTGTTTCATCATTCTTTTAAGGCCAGAGAAAAATACTAGGAAACACCTGATGGCCAGGTAG
- the LOC125889005 gene encoding extracellular calcium-sensing receptor-like produces the protein MSSAPSLFLVGLVGRQLGLSVVVECVQTVSCSQWGTPSNQGLFQDGDVVIGGLFTIHYQPPAIDNDFTQLPHYKPCTGLEQVPLQYIHAMVFAVEEINRSTMLLPGVKLGYHILDSCGRPPWALQAALSLVGGDSPSCNSADPPDYSAEYGEGIGEGRVPLIIGGASSVTGQILSRILGPLSISYLSSCPCLSDRRQFPNFFRTIPSDIYQARAIAQLAIHFNWTWIGAVVANNNYGHMAVKVFQEETQGKGVCLAFIETLQRENIVSDARRAALTIQASTAKVILIFTWYTDVRELFLQLAKINVTDRQFLASEAWSTSGDLIQNVVSSKVAKGVLGVAIRSSAIPGFETHIRSLHPSHHPDDEFLREFWEAEFGCSPGATPFFSHSSQSFKSVTPSQRSSHLLNISTSSGGKGSPHKASPTLCSGTESLEGVQNHFTDTSQLRVAYSVYLAVYAAAHALHSLLSCPDRNSSPRHNSSTCSSPKHIKPKELLQHLNHINFTTRQGEMFYFQGADIPAKYDLVNWQSTPKGSQKLVLIGRVDAFDLHLSESAIQWSTGSSQVPISVCSESCPPGTRKANRKGEPLCCFDCIPCAEGEISKTEGSLHCERCPLEFWSNAEQTACIPRQLDFLSFNETLGITLTTAAVSGAAITTAVFVVFLCHRQTPLVRANNSELSFLLLLSLKLCFLCSLVFIGRPSVWSCRFQQAAFGISFVLCVSCLQVKTIVVLAAFRSARPGAEALIRWFGPGQQRGSVCLLTCIQIIICAIWLSLSPPVPQRDLGFQGSKVTLECAMASVVGFSLVLGYIGLLACTSLLLAFLARKLPDNFNEAKLITFSMLIFCAVWVAFVPAYISSPGKYTVAVEIFAILASSYGLLVCIFAPKCFIILLRPEKNTKKHLMAR, from the exons ATGTCTTCAG CCCCATCCCTGTTCCTTGTGGGGCTTGTGGGCAGACAGCTGGGGCTCAGCGTGGTAGTGGAGTGTGTTCAGACAGTGTCTTGTTCTCAGTGGGGAACACCCAGCAATCAGGGTCTGTTCCAGGATGGAGATGTAGTTATTGGTGGGCTCTTCACTATTCATTACCAACCTCCAGCTATAGACAAcgacttcactcagctgccacaCTACAAACCTTGCACTGG ATTAGAACAAGTTCCACTGCAATATATACATGCTATGGTGTTTGCGGTGGAGGAAATCAATCGTAGCACAATGCTGCTACCAGGTGTGAAGCTGGGGTACCATATTTTGGATAGCTGTGGCCGACCGCCATGGGCTCTCCAGGCAGCACTGTCACTGGTTGGGGGAGACAGCCccagctgtaattcagcagacCCTCCAGACTATTCTGCTGAGTATGGAGAGGGAATTGGAGAAGGGAGAG TTCCCTTGATCATCGGTGGTGCTTCATCCGTAACAGGCCAGATACTGTCCAGGATCCTGGGCCCACTCTCT aTCAGCTACTTGTCGAGCTGCCCCTGTCTCAGTGACAGGCGTCAATTTCCTAACTTCTTCAGGACCATCCCCAGTGATATTTACCAAGCCCGGGCCATTGCCCAGCTTGCCATACACTTCAACTGGACCTGGATTGGGGCAGTGGTAGCAAACAATAATTACGGCCACATGGCAGTAAAG GTATTTCAGGAGGAGACTCAGGGGAAAGGGGTGTGTCTGGCATTCATAGAGACTCTCCAAAGGGAAAACATTGTGAGTGATGCCAGACGAGCAGCACTCACAATTCAGGCCTCAACTGCGAAAGTGATTCTGATCTTTACCTGGTACACAGATGTGAGGGAACTGTTCCTGCAACTCGCCAAGATAAAT gtgactgacagacagtttCTGGCCAGTGAGGCTTGGAGCACCAGTGGTGATCTTATACAAAATGTTGTCTCAAGTAAAGTAGCAAAAGGTGTTCTTGGTGTTGCCATTAGAAGCTCAGCTATACCTGGATTTGAAACTCATATCCGAAGTTTGCACCCATCTCATCATCCTGATGATGAGTTCTTAAGAGAATTCTGGGAAGCCGAATTTGGATGCAGTCCTGGGGCCACACCTTTCTTTTCACATTCCTCTCAATCCTTCAAATCTGTAACCCCTTCACAAAGATCTAGCCATCTACTGAATATTTCTACTTCATCAGGTGGAAAGGGGTCCCCTCACAAAGCTTCTCCAACACTTTGCAGTGGCACCGAGTCACTGGAGGGAGTTCAGAATCACTTCACTGACACCTCCCAGCTGCGAGTGGCATATAGTGTCTACCTTGCCGTTTATGCTGCAGCCCACGCCCTTCACAGCCTTCTGTCCTGCCCTGATAGAAACAGTTCACCCAGACACAACAGCTCCACCtgctcctctccaaaacatatCAAACCCAAAGAG CTGTTGCAGCACTTGAACCACATAAATTTCACCACACGACAGGGTGAAATGTTTTACTTCCAAGGTGCCGACATTCCAGCAAAGTATGACCTTGTTAACTGGCAGAGCACCCCCAAGGGTTCACAAAAACTTGTTTTGATTGGTCGTGTGGATGCTTTTGACCTCCACCTCAGTGAGTCAGCTATTCAGTGGAGCACAGGATCAAGTCAG GTGCCCATTTCAGTGTGCAGTGAGAGCTGTCCCCCAGGCACCCGCAAGGCCAATAGGAAAGGAGAacctctctgctgctttgaCTGTATCCCATGTGCTGAAGGGGAGATAAGCAAAACAGAAG GCTCTCTTCACTGTGAGCGTTGTCCATTAGAGTTTTGGTCCAATGCTGAACAAACTGCCTGCATCCCTCGCCAGCTGGACTTCCTTTCCTTTAATGAAACTTTGGGCATTACCCTGACTACTGCAGCTGTGTCTGGTGCTGCCATTacaacagctgtgtttgtggtgtttcTCTGCCACCGTCAAACACCTCTG GTTCGAGCCAACAATTCAGAACTGAGCTTTCTGCTACTCCTGTCGCTGAAGCTCTGCTTCCTGTGCTCACTGGTGTTCATTGGTCGTCCATCAGTCTGGTCTTGTCGGTTCCAGCAGGCAGCTTTTGGGATCAGctttgtactttgtgtttcCTGCCTCCAAGTGAAGACTATAGTTGTACTTGCAGCGTTCCGTTCAGCTCGGCCTGGTGCTGAAGCTTTGATTAGGTGGTTTGGACCAGGCCAGCAGAGAGGAAGTGTCTGCCTTCTTACTTGTATACAG ATTATCATCTGTGCCATATGGTTGTCCCTCAGCCCCCCGGTGCCTCAACGTGATCTGGGTTttcaagggtcaaaggtcaccctGGAGTGTGCCATGGCCTCTGTGGTGGGCTTCTCTCTGGTTCTGGGTTACATTGGTCTGCTGGCCTGCACCAGTCTCCTCTTGGCCTTTCTTGCTCGGAAACTCCCTGACAATTTCAATGAGGCCAAACTGATCACCTTCAGCATGCTGATATTCTGTGCTGTCTGGGTGGCCTTTGTCCCTGCTTATATTAGCTCTCCTGGGAAATATACTGTTGCTGTGGAGATTTTTGCGATCCTGGCCTCTAGCTATGGTTTACTGGTCTGCATCTTTGCCCCCAAATGTTTTATCATTCTCTTGAGGCCTGagaaaaatactaaaaaacatctgatggcaaggtaa